Part of the Jatrophihabitans sp. GAS493 genome, CGCTCACGAACTCTCCGCCTACGTCGATCGAATCGACGCCGATCCAGAGCAGCTCGCCCAGATCGAGACCCGCCGAGCAGTCATCGCCGCGCTGATCCGCCGCTACGGCGATGACCTCGATGCGGTGCTCTCCTGGGCCGAGGATGCTCGGAAGCAGCTCACCGATCTCGACGTCTCCGACGAGGCGATGGCGGCGCTCGCGGAGAAGCGGGATCGCTCTGCCCAGAGGGCGGCGAAGCTGGCCGGCACCATTTCCACGACCCGTCGCGTGGCCGCCGAACGTCTGGCCGCAGCCGTCACCGACGAACTGCACGGCCTCGCGATGGCCTCCGCTCAGTTGGAGATCACCGTCCAATCGAGGCCGGCCGCCAGCTCCGACCTGGTGCTGGTGGTCGACGGGGTCGGCTGCGCGGCGTCGATCGACGGTGTGGACGACGTCCAGATCCTGCTTCGCCCGCACCCGGACGCGCCGTCGGTCCCCCTTCAACGAGGTGCCTCGGGGGGCGAGCTCTCCCGCGTGATGCTGGCTCTCGAGGTGTGCCTGGCCGGGGCTGATCCAGTTGCCACGATGGTCTTCGATGAGGTCGACTCCGGCGTGGGTGGCCGGGCCGCGGTCGAGGTCGGGCGTCGCCTGGCCCGCCTGGCCCGTACCCACCAGGTGATCGTCGTCACTCACCTGCCTCAGGTGGCGGCCTTCGGGCAGAACCATGTCGTCGTCGACAAGGCGGCCACCGAGTCCGTCACGGCGAGCGACCTACGGGTGGTTCGGGGAGAGGATCGAGTCGTCGAACTCGCGCGGATGCTGGGCGGACGAGACACCGACGCGGCGCGAATTCACGCAACGGAGATGATCGCCGAGGCCGATGCCGAATCGTCTCCGCCGCCCCGTCGGCGTAAGGCCGCGGGCCAGCGCCGAACCTGAGAAGACGCCGAGAGCAGCCAAGAATCGCGGCCCTCCCGCGTGGCGAATCAGGCTCCGCACAGCAGCCGGTGGCACCATGGGGAATCATGAAGCTGGCCAACGTGCGGAGACCAAAGTCCGACAACTTGCCCGGCGTCAGTGGAGTGGGGCGACTCGACCGGCGTACAAATCGTCTGGCCGGGCGCCTGCACCCCGGTGACATCGCGATCATCGACCACGTTGACCTCGATCGCGTCGCCGCTGAGTCGTTGGTGACGGCGAAGGTGGCCGGCGTGGTGAATGCCCAACCCAGCATCTCTGGCCGCTACCCGAACCTGGGCCCGCAGTTGCTCGTGCAGAACGGCATCGCGCTGCTCGACAACGTCGGCAGCGAGGTGTTCGGAGCTGTCAACGAAGGCTCCCGGGTGCGGATCGAGGGCGACGAACTCTACGTCGGGGACCGACTTGTCGCGCGTGGCTCGGCGCAGACCGTCGAGACGATCGACGAGCAGATGGCGGAGGCGAAGCTCGGCCTCTCCACGCAGCTAGAGGCCTTCGCCGCCAACACCGGCGAGTACATGAAACTGGAGGGCGACCTGCTGCTGGAGGGCGTCGGCGTACCCCCCGTTGCCACCAAGTTCGAGGGTCGGCACGTGATCCTCGTGGTCCGTGGCTATGAGTACAAGGCAGATCTTGCTTCGCTGAAGAATTACATCCGCGAGTACCGCCCGTTGCTCGTCGGCGTCGACGGCGGAGCGGACGTGCTCGTTGACGCCGGCTATCGGGTCGACCTCATCATCGGCGACATGGACGCGGTGTCGGAGAACGCGTTGCGTACCGCCAAAGAGGTCGTCGTCCATGCCTACCCGGACGGGCGCGCTCCGGGGCTCGCCCGAGTGCAGGACATGGGCGTAGACGTCGTCACTTTTCCGGCCGCCGGTACAAGCGAGGATATTGCCTTGCTGCTGGCCGATGTGAACAAGGCGGCCGTCATCGTCACCGTCGGTACCCACGTCACCCTGGCCGAGTTCCTGGACCGAGGCCGCGTCGGTATGGCATCGAGCTTCCTGACCCGTCTTCGGGTTGGCGGGAAACTGGTTGACGCGCGGTCGGTGAGCCAGCTCTACCGCAGCCGTATCTCCGCGGCCGCGCTTCTCGTACTAGTGCTGGCGGCGCTGGTTGCAATCGGCGTGGCGCTGGCCGTCTCGGACAGCAGTCACACCTATCTGGACCCGCTGAGCCGTGAGTGGCACAGATTCATCAACCGAATTCAGGACTTCTTCTAGTGATCAACTTTCGTTTCCATCTCATCTCGCTCGTCGCGATCTTCCTGGCTCTCGCCCTGGGGATCGTGGTCGGCACGACGGCTCTGAACGGGCCGATCACCACCGACCTACGGACCCAGGTGAACTCGGTGAAGGCCGATCGCGCCTCGCTGGCCGAGCAGGTGAAGACGCTGCAGGGTCAGGTCAGCGATACCGACAAGTTCGCCAGCCTCTTCGCCGCCCAGGTGGTGGCCAAGACCCTGACCGATCAGAAGGTGCTGATTCTCGGCCTGCCGGGTGCGCGGACGGACATCAAGGATGCGGTGGCCAAGGGAGTCACAGCGGCCGGCGGCACCGTCACCGGACAGCTTCAACTCACCCCGGACTACAGCGACCCTAAGCGGGCGAACGACCTTCAGGCCCTGGTCACGAGTGGCATCCAACCGACCGGGGCCACGCTGCCGCCGTCGGCCGACCCGGGTGTGGTGAGCGGCGCGATGCTCTCCTACGTACTGCTTGGAAAAGGGCAACCGACCGATCTACAGCAGGTGCTCACCGGCTACGCATCGCTGCACATGCTGCGCGACGAGAGCAGTTCAGCGGTTGCCCCGGCCCCGCTCATCGCGGTGGTGGCATCGGGAAACCTGGCCGGGCAGAACGACGTCGCCCAGACGCAGCTGGATCTGATCGATCAGCTCCGCCAGGCTGGTGCCCACGAGGTGGTCGTCGGTGACTCGCCGACGGCCAAGCCGGGCGGGATCATCGCCCGTATCCGGGCTGACGACACCATCAAGAGTGGCGTCTCGACGGTCGACAACGGCGACACGTCACTCGGTGAGGTGTCGGCGACGCTTGCCCTGTCCGGAGCCGCCAAATCACAGGTCGGTCACTACGGAACAGGTCCGGGCGTCGACGGTCTCTTCCCCCAGGGGTGAGCGCGTAGTCCGAGCGGCCTGGCAGAAATGTGGCGCGCCTTTGCGAGCTGCACACATCGAGACCTCTGGCGTGTTAACGTGGACTCCCGTGGATCGGCGCTAACTTTTCTAGTCCAGTGGTTAGCTGCGCTGGCGAGTTAACACCGAATCGCATGTCGTATCGGACGCGAACACGGGAGTGATCTTGGCGCACACGCCGCAACCCACGAAGCATCTCTTCGTCACCGGAGGCGTCGCATCGTCGCTGGGTAAGGGACTCACGGCCAGTAGCCTGGGCAGCCTTCTGAAGTCGCGCGGCCTGCGGGTCACCATGCAGAAGCTGGACCCCTATCTGAACGTGGACCCGGGAACGATGAACCCGTTCCAGCACGGCGAGGTCTTCGTCACTGAGGACGGCGCCGAGACCGACCTCGACATCGGACACTACGAGCGCTTTCTAGACACCGATCTGGTTGGCTCGGCCAACGTCACTACCGGTCAGGTCTACTCGACGGTCATCGCGCGTGAACGGCGCGGGGAGTACCTCGGCGACACGGTTCAGGTCATTCCGCACATCACGAACGAGATCAAGGCGAGGATCCGGGCGATGTCGGTTCCCGACGCCGAGGGCCTCACCCCGCATGTGGTCATCACCGAGATCGGTGGCACCGTGGGTGATATCGAGTCGCTGCCCTTCCTCGAGGCCGCCCGCCAGGTCAGACACGACGTCGGACGGGAGAATTGCTTCTTCCTCCATGTCTCGCTGATCCCGTATCTCGCGCCGTCGGGGGAGTTGAAGACGAAGCCGACCCAGCATTCGGTGGCCGCCCTGCGCAGCATCGGCATCACCCCGGACGCCGTGGTCTGCCGCAGTGATCGCGAACTTCCCGACGGGATGAAGAACAAGATCTCGCTGATGTGCGACGTCGACGCCGAGGCGGTCATCTCCTGCCCGGATGCCCCGAGCATCTACGAGATCCCACGAGTGCTGCACACCGAGGGACTGGACGCCTACGTCGTGCGCCGGCTCGGATTGCCCTTCCGCGACGTCAACTGGGCGGTCTGGGGCGATCTGCTCGACCGGGTCTACAACCCGCGGCACGAGGTGACAGTGGCCCTGGTCGGTAAGTACATCGACCTCCCGGATGCCTACCTCTCGGTCACCGAGGCGCTGCGAGCCGGCGGATTCACTCGCAAAACAAAGGTGAAAATCAAATGGGTGGCCTCTGACTCCTGCGAGACACCGGCTGGCGCCGCGGCCGAACTGGGTGGCGCCGACGCCGTGGTGATACCCGGTGGCTTCGGTATCCGCGGTATCGAGGGAAAGCTCGGAGCCATCAAATTCGCCCGTGAACGGGGAATCCCGACACTCGGGCTCTGTCTGGGTCTGCAGTGCATGGTCATCGAGACTGCGCGCAACCTAGCCGGTATAGCCGGCGCCAACTCGGCGGAGTTCGACCCGGCGACGACCGACGCCGTCATAGCGACCATGGCGGATCAGGTCGACATCGTCGCCGGAAATGCCGATCTCGGTGGCACGATGCGACTGGGCAGCTACCCGGCGACCCTGCAGTCCGGTTCAGTGGTGGCCGAGACCTACGGCACGACCCAGGTCACCGAGCGGCACCGGCACCGCTACGAGGTGAGCAACGAGTACCGCGACCGACTCACGGCGGCCGGTCTGGTCATCTCTGGAACCTCGCCCGACGGGCGCCTGGTGGAGTTCGTCGAGCTACCCCGAGACGTTCACCCGTATTTCGTCGCGACTCAGGCCCACCCCGAGTTGAAGTCGCGCCCCACTCGGGCTCACCCACTCTTCCGCGGGCTCATCGATGCGGCGCTGGAGTACAACGCCGCCGACCAGCTGCCGGTCGAGCTGCCCGAGGACTCCGATCTTCCGACGATCACCCTGGACGTTCACGAGTCGGCGCCGGAGGCCGAGGAGGGCGCCGCTGCCTCGTTCGCTCCCGGCTCAGCCGTGCGGGCATGACCGAAGAGCCGACTACCCCGTCGGAGTACGAGGTACTGAACTCGACGCCGATCTTCACCGGACGCGTCATCTCCCTGCGGACCGACGAGGTCCGGATGAGCGATGGAACGGTCGCGACCCGGGAGGTCGTCGGACATCCGGGTGCGGTGGCGATTCTGGCCCTGGATGAACAGGAGCGGGTGGTGTTGGTGAATCAGTACCGGCACCCCGTCCGAAGTTACCTCGACGAGTTGCCGGCCGGCCTGCTCGACGTCGACGGCGAGCCGCCCCTGGTCGGTGCGCAGCGCGAACTCTTCGAGGAGGCAGCCCTTCGGGCCGGAGATTGGGACGTCCTCGTCGACCTGTATGCCTCGCCCGGGATGACGGATGAATGGGTGCGCGTCTACCTGGCCCGCGACCTGGTCGAGGTTGGCGAAGACGAACGGTTTGTCGCCGAGCATGAAGAGATCACCATGACCGTGCGCCGGGTTCCGCTCGACCAGGCGATCTCGATGGTGCTCGCCGGCGAGGTGACGAACGCGTCGGCCGTCGCCGGAATCCTCGCGGCTGGTGCGGCCCGCGCTTCTGGTTGGTCACAGCTGCGGCCGGCCGACAGTGCGACTCCGGTCGGCACAATGCCTGACAGTGCGACTTCGGCCAACTCGCTGCGGACCTGACGTTGGCCGACGTCGCACCCGCCGTTGTGGTCCGCAGCTTCACCGACCACCTAGCTGTCGAGCGGGGGTCGGCCGCGAACACACTCTCCTCCTACCGCCGGGATCTCGCCCGATACCTCGCGTACCTCGACCTGACCGGCATCTCATCCTTTGCCGCGATTGATTCGGCCACCGTTAGCGGCTTCCTCACCTACCTGCGAACTGGGGACGAAGAGCATCAGGCGCTCTCGCCCGCATCGGCGGCCCGGGCGATCGTGGCGGTGCGCGGCCTGCACCGCTTCGCAGTCCGCGACGGGATAGTCGTCCATGATGTGGCGCACGAGGTTCGACCACCGGTATCGCCTCGACGGCTGCCGAAGGCGATCAGCATCGATGACGTCGCCCGTCTGCTTGAGGCGGCCGGCATCGACGACACACCCCTGGCGCTTCGCGACCGCGCACTGTTGGAGTTGCTGTACTCGACCGGCGCTCGCATCTCGGAGGCGGTCGGGCTCGTGGTGGATGAGCTGGATCTGGCCGATCGCACCGTCCTGCTCAGTGGGAAGGGCGGCAAGCAGCGCCGGGTGCCGCTCGGCTCGTACGCGGCCGATGCCGTGCAGGCCTACCTCGTTCGGGCCCGGCCGACGCTCGCCGCTAAGGGGCGCGGAACCCACGTCGTATTTCTGAACGCCCGAGGTGGAGCGCTCTCCCGGCAATCGGCGTGGACGGTGCTGCGCAGTGCAGCGGATAAGGCGGGCCTGACTGCCGAGATCTCGCCCCACACGATGCGTCACTCGTTCGCCACCCATCTCATGGAGGGGGGAGCCGATGTGCGAGTTGTCCAGGAATTATTGGGACATTCTTCGGTGACAACCACCCAGATCTACACCCTGGTCACGGTCGACCGGCTCCGCGAGGTCTACGCCTCAGCCCACCCGCGAGCATTGGGCTGAACTCGTCAATGAGGTAGCCTCGCTGACGTAAGTAGAGATCAGCAGCTAGGGAGTTTTAGTAACCAATGGCTAAGTCGACAAACAGCGACTCCGAGTCTGCTACCGAACTCTTCAGTGTCGACAAGTCCAGTCCCGCGGTGAGCGCCGTCAAGTCGGTGGATCCTGCGGCGGCCCGGGTGAAGCGGCCTCTCATCGAGCCGAAGCCGTTGGATCGACATGGCCCGGCGCGCGTCATCGCCCTCTGCAATCAGAAGGGTGGCGTCGGCAAGACCACGTCGACGATCAACCTCGGTGCTGCCCTGGCCGAGTTCGGTCGCCGGGTGCTGCTCGTTGATTTCGATCCGCAGGGTGCCCTGTCGGTCGGACTCGGCGTCCAGCCGCATCAGCTGGAGCGAACTGCCTACAACCTGCTCATGGAGCGGGATGTCAGCATCGACGATGTCGTGCTAAAGACGAGTGTCTCCGGTCTTGACATGCTCCCGAGCAACATCGACCTCTCCGCCGCCGAGGTTCAGCTGGTGGGGGAGGTGGCCCGTGAACAGGCGCTGGCCCGAGCTTTGAACCCGGTGCTCGACGACTACGACTTCGTCCTCATCGATTGCCAGCCGTCGCTCGGTCTGCTGACCGTCAACGCGCTCACACTTGCCGAAGGCGTCATCATTCCCCTCGAATGCGAATTCTTCAGTCTCCGCGGGGTCGCGCTTCTCATCGACACGATCGAGAAGGTGCGTGAACGCCTGAACCCGAAGCTGAAGCTGGAAGGCATCCTGGCCACCATGTACGACGGCCGGACCCTGCACAGTCGCGAGGTGTACGCGCGCGTCCTCGAAGCCTTCGGTGACAAGGTCTTCGATACGGTCATCGCCCGGACGGTCCGCTTCCCGGAGACCACCGTGGCCGGCGAGCCGATCACGACGTGGGCCAGTTCGTCGGCTGGAGCGCTGGCCTACCGCAATCTTGCTCGCGAGGTTCTCGCACGATGAACAACGACACCACCGAATCGAAAGGCCGCGACATGAGTCTTCAGCGCAGCAATGTCCGGACGAGGGCGGAGTCTCGACCGGAGCTTCCCTCACCGACCGCCTCCCGGTTCATTCACGGCGCTACTCGATGAGCCGCCGTACCAGCCTCCCCGGTGCCGCCGAGCTCTTCCGGACCACGGCGGCGCCGCTCACCGCCGAACCGGCGGAGCCAGCTGCGAGTGAGCCGGCCCAGGTCGACACCGCGCACCCGACGGCGGCGCAGCCCGGCGCCGTGCTGGCCGAACCTCGCCAGCTGAACTCTGTCTCGGCCATCGACATTGAGGCCGAGACGCTGGCCGAGCCGGCGCCGGTCGTCCGCGATGTCGAGCCCGCCGCGTTCGCCGCTGCCCCCCGGCGCCCGGCTGCTGCTCCTGCTGCGCGCGCCACCGCGGTGCGAAACACCCGCCGAATTCGCGCCGTCGCGGATCGAGCTCCCTCGGGGAGGGAGCGGCACGAAGAGAAGATCACCGTGTATTGCTCGCCGGAGGAGCTGCTCGACCTTGAGTCGGCGCGGCTGCATTTGCGGGCCGAACACGGACTTGCGGTTGACCGTGGCCGAATCGTGCGAGAGGCACTGGCCGTCGTCCTGGCCGACCTCGAGGCAAAGGGTGAGTCGTCGATCCTGGTACGACGACTGCGCGAGGCGTGAGTTCGACGGAGCCAACAACGCAGTTGCCGCAGCCGCCCGAAGGGACGGCGCATTCCGAAACCAGTGACTCGGCTCCGGATTCGGCACCCCGCGGCGATTCGAATGCTGACCAGTCGAACGCCGATCAGCCGACCGGGCGCTCGCCGCTTCCCGACGGCGCCCAGCTCGCCCCGCCGGCATTGTTGCTGGCCCGCCCCGACGCATTCTCGGTCAGCCTGGACAATTTTGAAGGCCCGTTCGACCTCCTCCTGAGCCTTATCGCCAAGCGGCAGATGGATGTAACCGAAGTTGCCCTGTCGCAGGTGACCGACGACTTCATCGCGTATCTGAGCGCGTCGGAGGAGTGGGACCTGGGTCAAGCTACCCAGTTCCTCGTGGTCGCCGCGACCCTGCTCGACTTGAAGACCGCCCGTCTGCTGCCGTCGGCCGAGGTCGAGGACGAGGAAGATCTGGCGCTGCTCGAGGCACGGGATCTGCTGTTCGCCCGGTTGTTGCAGTACCGGGCCTACAAGCTGGCGGCCGCATACTTCGCCGAGCTCGACCGAGCGCAGGCGCTGCGGCACCCGCGTTCGGTCGAGCTCGACACCGAGTTCTCACAACTTCTGCCAGAGGTGGAGATCGGCGTCTCGGCCGATCGCTTCGCGATTCTGGCCGCCCGGGCCATGGCGCCGCGGCCGGTTCCAGTGGTCGGGATCGATCACATCCATTCGGTGCGGGTGAGCGTCCACGAACACATGCAGATCATTCGTGAGCGGATACGGCAGGCCGGTTCGGCTACCTTTCGGGCGCTCGTGGCTGACTGCGGCTCGACGCTTGAGGTGGTGGCCCGATTCCTCGGCCTGCTGGAGCTCTACCGTGAAGGGAGCGTCGCGTTCGATCAGGCCGCAGCGTTGGCTGAGCTTCGGGTTCGATGGGTGAACTCGGCCGCCGCGCAGAGTGACCGTGAGGCCGCAGCTGCCGAGGAGCCGGCGGCTGCTCCGCCAGTCGCGGCAGATAGTGGATTTGTCGATTCAACGATGTCAACAGATGACGAGACTGAGCGTTCGGTCGATGAGGAGTACGGATGAGCCACCCCGACGCAGCACCCCATGAGCTGGCTGACTTGGGGGATCCTCATGCGGCACCGGAGGGTGGAGACATGAGCGCGCCGGTGGATGCTGCGCCGATCGCTCCAGAGGCAGACGCACCGGTGGCATCCGCCGGCGAGCCGTTCGAACCCGCATCGGCCGACGCATTCCAGCAGGGCGATCTGGGGGAGGGCGATCTGGCGGTGGCGGGTTCGTCCGAGCGGGAGGACAGGACGGAGATCGATGGACTTCCGCGTCCTGACCTGGACGATCCACAGGTTCTCGTCGCCGCGATCGAGGCGATTCTCTTCGTGGTGGAGGCGCCGGTGACCGGCGCGCAGCTGGCTGTGGCCCTGCAACGTCCGACCTCCGAGGTGGACGACGCGCTGGCCCGGCTCGCCGGTCAGCTGGATGAGCGGGGGAGCGGGCTCGAGCTTCGAAGTGTCGCCGGTGGTCACCGCCTCTTTACCCGTCCGATACTGAGCTCGGTGGTTGAGGCGTTTCTGCTCGAGGGGCAGCGAAGCAAACTCAGCCAGGCAGCGCTGGAGACGCTGGCCGTCGTGGCCTACCGCCAGCCGGTCACGCGAGCACGTATCTCGGCGATCCGCGGGGTGAACGTTGACGGAGTGGTTCGGACTCTGGTCACCCGCGGGCTGATCGTCGAAGCGGGGAGCGACCCGGATACCGGCGGGGGTGTCTACCGGACCACCGAAGTCTTCCTCGAGCGGCTCGGCCTCGACTCAATATCCGAGCTTCCGTCTCTTGCTCCACTGCTACCTGAGTTAGATATGCTCGAAACCGATGAACTGTAAACTTGAGATTGAGACGTAATGTCACCAGCTGAACTGCCGGACGGGATTCGCCTCCAGAAGGTGCTATCGGCCGCCGGTCTTGGCTCCCGACGCAAGTGCGAGGAACTCATCGCCGACGGCCGGGTCAGTGTCGACGGCGTAGTCGTCGAGGAGATGGGGCGACGGGTCGATCCGCTCGTGGCCGTGATTCACGTCGACGGAGCCCGGGTGAATGTCCGCCAGGATCTGGTGTACCTCGCGCTGAACAAGCCTCTCGGCGTGCTGAGTGCCATGTCCGACGATCGTGGCCGCCCGACGGTGGGCGACCTGTTGACTGGTCAGCCGGAGTCGGTGTTTCATGTCGGTCGATTGGATGCGGACACGGAGGGGCTGTTACTGCTGACGAACGACGGCGAACTGGGGCATCGCCTCATGCACCCCTCCTTCGGTGTCGTGAAGACGTACGTAGCCGAAGTTGATGGAGCGGTTCGCAAGGATCTCGGGCGGCGGTTACGGGCCGGTGTTGAACTCGAGGATGGCCCAGTGAAGGTTGACGGATTCCGGCTCATCCAGACGTCAGGTGAGCTCTCGCTCGTGGAGGTCTCTCTGCATGAAGGTCGCAATCGGATCGTGCGCAGAATGCTCGATGAGGTCGGCCACCCGGTTCGCAGTTTGGTGCGCACTGCGATCGGGCCGGTGCGCCTAGGCGGCCAACGAAGCGGCTCAATCCGAACCCTTAGCCGCACCGAACTCGCGGAGCTTCACGCTCTTGTCGACAAACAGATAGACCTGTAAAGAGCTAAAACGGTAGGTCGCGTGAACGGCATATTGTTTTATCGGCTGTTACGCACGCGAGTGAGTTGCTGATGGATCTCTCTCTATGTCGATATAGCTACGTGTGGATGCTGGCCGGCCACTTGGCGTCCTGAAACCCCGAGTCACTATGTCGACTTGTGCGTTCGACCCCTCGGATTGAGGCATCCGCTCGAGGTGCCCTGCTCCGGGTGATTACGCCCGCGTTTAAACGCTAAGTCGATAAAACGTTGGGGCTACCAGCGGCTGGAGAAGCGGAGGCGGCGCGCGCTGGCTGGGATGGGCTGTCGGGAGAATCGCGTCGACCGTACGCCGCCTGCGCTAATTGTCGACTTATCACCGTCGCTGCCACGTTGCGGGGTCGTGCCGCGCGGCAGTCCCCGGCAGCATGCCTATAACGTGAGTCGACATAGAGGTAAAGCGGGTTAGCCGCAGAGCGGTACAACCTGATACAGCTATATCGTTGAGTGGTGGAGCATCTTGATCGGTTAAGCCATAAAAGGGTGAATCGGTGATACGTCAAGGGGATTAGTCGTTGCAGCGACATAGACTGAAAGCGATAGGCCTCGAAATCGTTGTGTCGGTACATCTGTGTATCGATCTCGAGTGATAGAAGTAGATCGAGGATTTGGTGTCGCTCCCGCAGGCCGCGACGTGCCCCAAGCTGGCAATAGGCCGGCAAATCGTCGGCGGTCGTCCCGGCTCGCAGGTCTGGCCGAAGGGTCGTGCACAGGGTGAAGCGGTGGACCAGTTGGATTTCAACCGGAGGTAGAACGCAGGATGGTTTCGGGTGTACAGGGCGAGGGCGTATTCGTCGTCGAGACGGGGCGTAAGCCCGACGATGAGCCCGATCAAGCCGGCGGCGAATCGGACGGGCAGGCGGAACAGGCCGGGCAGGCCGGTTCTGTGGCGCCCCCAAGCGTGCGCGCGGTGCGTGGAGCGAATCAGATCGACTCTGACGATCGCGACGCGATTCTGGCCGGCACCGCTGACCTGGTTACCGAGGTTATGCAGCGAAATGCGCTCAGCGCTGACGACATCATCAGCATCATCTTCACGGCTACGCCGGACCTGACGGCCGAG contains:
- a CDS encoding pseudouridine synthase translates to MSPAELPDGIRLQKVLSAAGLGSRRKCEELIADGRVSVDGVVVEEMGRRVDPLVAVIHVDGARVNVRQDLVYLALNKPLGVLSAMSDDRGRPTVGDLLTGQPESVFHVGRLDADTEGLLLLTNDGELGHRLMHPSFGVVKTYVAEVDGAVRKDLGRRLRAGVELEDGPVKVDGFRLIQTSGELSLVEVSLHEGRNRIVRRMLDEVGHPVRSLVRTAIGPVRLGGQRSGSIRTLSRTELAELHALVDKQIDL